The window GGAAACGGAGAGCCCGAGGCCCGTGCCGATGCCGGGGGCCTTGGTGGTGAAAAACGGCTCGAACGCTCTTTTTCTGGTGGCTTCAGGCATGCCCGGGCCATTGTCGGCGACCGTCAGTACGGCCCAGTCTCCATCCTTTCTGGACGAGATGCGGATGACCGGATTCTCTGTTCCGCTCATGGCCATGGCCTGTGCGGCATTCTTGATCAGGTTGAGCAGAACCTGCTCCAACTCAGTGCTGATGCAGGGAATGGGAGGCAGGCCGACTTCGTGATCAGTCTCTATGGCAACTTTCTTGATGTCATAGCTTTTTTTCAGATCATAGTCGCTTCGGGCCATCTCCACCGTTCTGTCCACCAATTCGGCAAGGTTGTGCTGTGAGCGTTCAGAACTGCTCTTGCGTGCGAAGTTCAGCATGTTCTGGACGATGCGTGCGGCCCGTTCTCCAGCATCGCGTATCCCTTTCAGCATGGTCAGTATCTTCCGGCTTTCCATGTAGCCGGATATGGATTCCAGACTGCACCCGGCTTCCTCAGCGGCCTTCCGGTTGCCCTCCAGGGCCGGCGAGAGCCTCCGCTCTATGTTTTGCGCACCCTGCAGAATGGCACCGAGGGGGTTGTTGATCTCGTGCGCCATGCCCGCCGCAAGTCCCCCCACGGACATCATCTTTTCGGTTTGAATCATGACCTCTTCTATGCGTGCCTGTGCCGTCATGTCGTCTATGCGGATGACGGCTTCGGCCTTGCCCTCGCGTTCCAACGGGTAGATGACGATGCGGGCCGGTATCCGCCCCTTGGACGTGGCAAGTCTGGTCCGTTCCGTCGTGTGCGGGCTGTTGCTGGCGATGGTCTGCCTTGCATTGGCCCATTGGTCGGCAAGATCCGGTACGAGGGTGGGGAGTTGCTGCCCTATGGCAGCTTCTCTGTCGATGGCAAAGTATTCGGTGGCGTGGGTGTTCCAGTGGCGGACAGCCCCGTTCTCGTCCAGGCCTATTATGATTGAAGGCATGGAGTTGATGATGTCGGTCAGATAGCGTTCCATTTGCAGTATTCGCTGTTCCGAGCGCATTCGCTCGGAAATGTCCACGGCAATGGAACAGAGACCGTAGGGCTGGCCTGTGATGTCGTGCAGCGGAAACTTGGTGGTCAGGAATGTGTGTGGCTCTCCATGAACGGTGAAGTACTCTTCCCATTGCTGGGAAATGATCCCCTGCTGGGAGGAACTGGGGTCGCCCACGCTTCGGGTTTTCTCGTCGGGGGGGAGCAGGTCGTTGATGTGTCTGCCTGTGATTTGCTCGTGCGGCAGGGCGGTAAGGTGCTCAAAACTCGGGTTGGCGAAAACGACATTTCCAGCAAGGTCGGTAACTATGACAAGGTTGCTGGTGTTGTGCAGTATTTCCTGAAGACGGGCCTCGTTTTCCAGCAGGGCCTTGCTCTGGGTGCCAAGGCTTCTGAGCAGCAGTATGGTGATGACGGTGACGACGATGAGAGCGCCCCCGATGCCCATCTGCTGAAGAATCAGGGTGTCTCGTTGCCCGGTGATGGTGCGTTGCATGACCTCCATCTCGCCGAAGAGCGAATCCTGCAGCAGGGTGGCCTCCGTATGGATGACAGAGGTGGGAACTGTGATGAGAATCGCAACGTCGTTGTGATTGGCGGTAAGAGTAAGGGGGATGACGATAACGAGCTTGTCCCCTTCGATCACTGCCGAGGTGGTCTTGCCCTGAATGGCGCGTAGGTGTTCCTTCCAGTTGGCGTCAAAGGTGCTGATGTGTGTGCCTGTGCTGATGTCTTTCAGCGTGGAGGCGGCTACATGGCCTGTTCCGGATATGATGAAGGAATCGGCCCCACCGTCGAAGAGTTCCTGTTTCAGTGAGAGCATGAGGTTGTGCATGAAATCGACCTGAAAACCCACGCCGACGCTGCCCGCAAAGCGCCCGCTGACAATGATGGGAGCGGTAGCCGTGGTGAGCCATGTCACCTTGTCGTTCATCATGTATGGGTGCAGGGTTATGAAGTGGGGGGTCAGGGTTTCCTTGACTATGAGATTAAAATCCCCTCTGCGAAAGCCTTGCGCGGTGAGTTCTTCGGAGTCGCACTCCGTCAGCGGAGCAGAGACTATCGAACCGTCCGGCTGGCGCATCCAGTTGCTTGTGAACCTGCCAGAGGCGTCGTAGCCGGAACGATTGGCGTATGCCTTAACCTGTTGGTCAAACATGCCGGGTTCCCAGCAGGAGAAAACGGCTGCAAAGTCCTTCTGATTGTGAAGCAGGCGCTTGAGACGCAGGCTTTCCCTGTCGCGGCTCATGCTTTCAAGGGGACCGGACTCACGGGTCCAGCCAAGCGATTCAGCCAATGTGGTGGCCACGATCATGGCATTGCTCAGCCGTGATTCTACAGTGGCCGCCTTTAAGCTGGCCTGAGCCACGATGCGCTGAATGGCAATGCCCGTTGCCTGATCTGCAAAGATTGAAGAAACCTCATGCGTGAAGCTTTCTGTTCCGTCTATGGCCAAGCCGGCAATACGGTCTGCAGTAGTGTAAGAAAAGGCGATGACGAGCAGGCAGGTAAGGGCGAGGCAGGTGCTGGTGGCTATGCGAATGGGAGAGCTCCAGAGGAGCTTGCGCATGAGCGGGTGAGGAGTGGTTCGCAGCATGATGATGTCCGTCTCGTCTGGGTGACTGGGGATGCTTTTATCGTAACCGATATCCAGAGGTGTTATCAAGGCGAATGGAAGAGAATGAGTGAGTTTTGCTGTTGCAGGGCAAACAAATACGAAGATGAGGAGTGGCTACCCTGACGGTATAAGGGCAGATAGGGTGCTAACCCCGCTGTTTTAAAGGGGTTGAAAAGGAATTTGAAGAAAATTTGAAAATTCGTTGACAAGGGGGGCGAGTTTCTTTAGTTATCTGCCTCGCGCACTGGGCTGTCGTTCAATTGGCAGGACACCGGATTCTGACTCCGTCAATCAAGGTTCAAGTCCTTGCAGCCCAGCCATCAAGCGTCCCCATCGTCTAGCCTGGCCCAGGACACCTGCCTTTCACGCAGGCGACAGGGGTTCAAATCCCCTTGGGGACGCCACAGGAAAAATAGCCGCTATCGAAAGATGGCGGTTTTTTTCGTTTCATATCCCCCTTGCACCATGCCTGCTGATCTTTGTAGTATCGTCATGTATTGCCCGTATGCCGACAGGCGGCAGGGGTGTTTGACCTGTTACGCGATAGAGGAAGGAACATGTCCGAATTTGCCAATGTCACTGTGATCAAGAAGGCGAATGTGTATTTTGACGGAAAGGTGACCAGTCGCAAGGTCGTGTTCGCGGACGGGTCGTTCAAGACTCTGGGCATCATGCTGCCCGGCGAGTACGAGTTCGGCACCAGACAGGCCGAGGTGATGGAAATCATGCAGGGCAGCATGAAGATTCTGCTGCCCGGCGAAGCCGACTGGCGCACCGTGCAGGGCGGCGAGAGCTTTGACGTGCCTGCCGACTCCAGCTTCAAGCTGGTAGTGGAAACGCTCGTGGACTACTGCTGCTCGTACATCGACTAGAGTCGTCTGCCGGAATGAAAAACGCCCCGCAGGAGCTTCGGCTCTTGCGGGGCGTTTGTTGTTTTGCTGGTGTCATGCTGCAGGGGCAGAAGGGGTGGGGAGGGTGGCCAGAAGTGCCTCTTCCTGCCGTATGATTTCACAGGCCAGCTTGATGAAGCAGTTGGAGCCTCTGGTCATTTTCTCGCCCTTTGCCAGGTAGATATTGGTCATGGGCAGCGGCGGATAGCCCTCTTGCGGGCCCAGAATCAGTGCGTTGGGCGGCAGGGATATGGGGGTAAGCGCAGCAACGGCCGCACCGGCGGCAATGGCGGCATGCAGTCCGGCAAGGGAAGGGCTGGAGTAGGCGATGCGGTAGGCAAGGCCCGCAGTGTTCAGGGCCTCTATGGCGTGTTGCCTGTAGGAACAGCCCTGAGAATAGACCGCCAGTGGAACAGGTGTTTCCTTGTGCACGAGATAGCCGGCAGAAGACACCCAGATCAACGGGGTGTGGGCAATGATCTCCGTGCCTGCAAAGAGATATGTTGAGGTATTGATGAAGAAATCAAGCTCGTTTGCGTCCAACAGGCGTTTGAGTTCTGCGCTGTTATCCGTGCGTACTTCCACCTGCATGGCCGGATAGAATTCGGCGAAGCGCTTCAGAATGGTGGGGAAAAAACGCATGGAAAGTTCGTCGGACGTGCCTACCCGCACCAGCCCTGTCAGTTCCGGCGTGCGCACGGCGGCAAGCGCCTCGTCGTGGGCTTTGAGTATGCGCCTCGCATGAGGGAGAAATGTGTCACCTGTACTGGTGAGACGTACCGCTCGCCCGCTGCGGTCAAAGAGCTGCACCCCCAGATCGCTTTCCAACTTCTTGATCTGCTGGCTCACGGCGGATTGTGTCTTGTGCACGGCTTCCGCTGCACGTGTGAAGTTCAGGGTTTCAGCCACAGCCACGAACGCACGGAGCAGGTCTGTTCCGATATCCATGATTAGCACCTCTAATGATGTTCATTACGGCAATTCGTTTCCCTTATCAATGCGGGTGAGGCATTCTCGCGTTGAAAAGAACGGAGGTGCGTATGAACATATTGATATTGATGACAAACAGTCTGCTGAACAGCTTTCGGTCATGGAGGCAGGCTCGGCGTTTGGCGAAGGAGCAGCGGAAGGTGCTGTATGATCTGTTTGAGATGAATGATCATATTCTGCGTGATATCGGCATGCCCAGAGAACGCCTGAGCCATATGCTACGCGAGAGCCGGAGGGTGAAAGTCTATGAGAGATCGTCTGAACCGGCAGCAACTAGCGGTGCGAAGCAGAGCAGTTGTTGCAGGTGCCGCAGCTTGCAACACCCCTGTCGCGGCGGGTCGTGTTGACGGAGGGCGGCCGGGGAAAATGAAACGCCCCGCCGTCAGGAGACAGCGGGGCGTGCAAACTATTCTTCGGTATATTACGGCGTGACGCCCTGTGTGCGGCCTGTATCTCTCACGCAGGTTACGCCGGTGGTCGTCTGCTGTCGGCTGCGGATGTTCTCCATGTGCAGGCGGGCCTGAATGTACTGTGCCAGCGCGTCCACGGCGCGGTCACACAGAGGGAACACGGGAACGTTCGCCGCGTGCAGGGTGTCGCGTAACGGGGCGTAAAGCGTGCCGCCGTCCGCAACGCAGACAATGGGCTTGTCCGATTCCGCAGCCAGCGTTGCCATGCGCGCGGCAATGCCTTGCGGATCATGCAATGCGTACGCGGGAATATTCGTCTCGGCCAACGTATGCATGGCGGGCGAAAGCGGGTCCAGCCCCACGATCACGGCATCCACGTTGGGGTCCTGCACCATGGCGGCGGCAACGAGGGCGTGGGTTTCATCATCCGCCGCAGGGTTGATGTCCATGGGGTTGGCTATGCCTACAAGGCTGTCCAGACGCTTTTCGCGCAGAATGGTCTGCAGGGCGTCGCGGGTTGCGGGGGCATAACTTGCCAGCCGCATGGCGTAGTCATCCGAGTGGATGGAATCCGCCATGCCCACGGCTTCAAAGCCCGCACCGCTGACAGCGCCGAGCCTGTTGCCGCGGATGGTCTTCCCGTGCAGGGTTTCCGAGAGCAGGAAAAGGTCCTGAAACTGGGTGAAGGTGCGGGCTACAATGGCTCCCGCCTGCCGCACGCAGCTGTCGCAGACCATGAAGTCGCCCGCCAGAGAGGCCGTGTGGCCGCTGGTGGCGGATTTGCCTTCCGGCGTGCGTCCCGCCTTGTAGAACAGCACTTCCTTGCCTGCCAGAACCGCTTCGCGCACGGCGCGGCAGAATTCCAACCCATCCAGATCGTTGAAGCCTTCCGCATAGATTGCAATCACGTCCACATCGCTGCTCTGCGTGAAGTAGCATAGCATGTCGCCCAGCGTCAGGTCCGTCTGGTTGCCCATGGAGATCATGTATGCGGGGCGCAGTTCGGGGCACTGGCTGATGCGGTGCAGCATGAAGGCCCCGCTCTGGCTCACGAGGGCGGCGCGGCGGTAGGTGCCGCCACGTTCCTTGGGCAGCTTTTCTTCGGGAATGAACCACGTGTCATATTTGCCCGGGCGCGAGACAACGCCCATGCAGTTGGCCCCCAGAAACACGGGACCGCCGTGTTCCGTGGCGTGCACCGCGTTGATGCGGGCAATGACCTGCTCGGCGCGGGTGCGGCTCTCCTCGGTTTCTCCCATACCGCCGGGGATGAGCATGACGCTGGACGCGGCGTTCAGATCAATGACCTCATCCACGAGGTCCGGCACCTGTTTGGCGGAAACGGCCACCACAAAGAGGTCAACCGAGCCGTTCATGTGGGCGGGCAGGTCGCGCAGGGAGGGCACGCAGGCCACGCCGTCGATCGTGGTCTCGCCTTCGCGGATGATGACCACGTTCTCGGGTGCAAAGCCCTCGGCAAGAATATTGCGCAGGATGGTGCGCCCGAAGTTTTCGCGGCTGGCGGAAACACCGATGATGCCGATGGACTTGGGGTGCAGCAGGGCGTCTATGCGGTGCACGGGACGCGGTACGGCGACCTGTTCGGGCAGCGAGAAGCGACACATGCCGTCCAGTGGCACCATGAGGAAGTCCGTGAAGGCGAAGGGGTTGATTTCCAGTTCTTCTATGATGAAGGGCGCATCCGGATTGGCGGGGGAATAGTGGTTGGCCATGCGGATGAAGGACTCAAAGCATTCGATAAGTTGCTCGTCGGTGACGATGCGGCGTTGGCCGCGCGTAAGCCCCGCCAACTTGCGGTACGAGATGGTCTGGCGGAACAGGCTGAAGAAGGTCTCACCGTCCGTCAATTCGGTGGAGGCGGCTACAATGGCCTGTCCCTTGCGGAATCGTTCCGCATAGAGTTCCGTGTCCGTTCCGCCAAGGCCCGCGCTGAGCACCATGCCGAATTCACGGGTGCGCCTGAGGCCCACGATCAGCTCGTTGCCGAAGGCACTGGAATCCGGCGGCATGAACTGTACCTGCAGCACGCCTTTCAGGTCGCGGCTGATGGCGTCCACCAGCACCTCGCCGGAAAGCCCGCGGTACTGGGCGGGAGCCGCATCGGGGTAACGTTCTATCCACGTGGCGTAATTTTCCGGCACTTCGTAGAGCATTCTGCGCCATGCGGAGCGGATGCGGTCCGGCTCGCGCTCCACAATACGCACGCCGCCCACCTCGGTCTTATGGACGATGGTGGGCGATACGATCTTGAGCACGGCTTTTTCGCCGGGAATGGCGGTCAGCTCCTCATCAGAGGGGCGCGCGCCGCGCGGAATGAGGTTGGCGCGGGGCGGCGTTTCAGCTCCTGAACGCGAAAGCAGGGTGTACACTTCGTATTCGTACAGAAAGCTGCGACCTTCGCCGTGGGCAGTCCTGAAAAGCTCGGTAATGGCCTCGAAGTCGATGGCAAGCTGAGGTGCGGGCATGGCGGACCTACAGGAAATGAGGTTGCGGGCGATAGCCCATGTGGGTGGATATTTCCATGGCGGCATCAAGCAGCTGCGGTGCAAGGGAGATGATGTCTCCGTCGGTGAACTGTGAGGGGTTGCCGCTCAGGCTGACTGCACCGACAACTTTGCCTTCCGGTCCGAAAATTGGCGCGCCGATTGTGTCCAGATGGATGAGGGTCTCGCCGTATACCAGCGAGTAGCCGCGTTCCTTGGTCGCTGCCAGTTCCTGACGCAGCTTTACGGGATCCGTAAGCGTCTTGGGAGTGTAGGCATGCAGTTTGACCCGCGCCAGATGGGCGATGACCTGTTCACCCGGCAGATAGGCGAGAATGGCACGGCCTATCCCGGTGCAGAAGGCGGGCACGGTGGGGCCAATGTAGGAAGACGGGTGCCATTCCTGATGGTCGGTGCTCATGGTGGTAAGCACTACGTCGTTGTTCAGCACGCCCACTCTGCCGATGGTGGAGGTGTGACGGGCGAGATAGCTTATGGGCGTGGCGGCCTTGCGGTTGAGCGAGAAGGTGGCGGACTGCAATGCGCCAAGTTCCAGCAGTTTGAGGCCGAGATGGTATTCCTTGGTGGATGGATCCTGTTCAAGGTAGGTGGCTTTTTCCAGCGCACTGATGATGCCGTGCGCTGTGCCTATGGCAAGGCCCAGCGTTTTGGCGACATCGCTGACCCGCCAACTGGGATGTTCAAAGGTGAACAGGCCGAGTACCTGTGTCGCCCGCTGAATGGATTGCTGCGACATGAATAACTCCTTTCGGTAATGTCGAAATCTATTCGAGATATACGCTCAGGCTTTTGCAACTGTCAATGATATGAGATTGGCTGGGGAAGGAAAGGCGAGTACGGGATGGCGCAGTGCCGATTTCCGATGAGTCCGGTAGGATGGAATGGCTGGGTGGCACGCCTGCGGGAAGAAAGGCGGGTAGGAAGGGGCGCTATTGGTTCAGTGAGAGAGGGGGCGTCAGGCTTTGCAGGTGCTTCTGTTTCAGCTTCTGGTATGACGTGACGGCGAGGACCTTCCTGAGCGCCGCGTCATAGCGGTTGATAATGTCCTTGGGCAGGTGGCGTCCGAATACCGTGTACAGGTTGCCGGTGGCTTCCGGCATCGGTATGACCCTGACCTCATTGTCGAGGGAGAGCTGGTTTATCGACTGTATCAGAATACAGGTGTCCGGGCAGAATACTATCTCGACCCGATCGTTGACCAGCTTTTGCAGGTTGAGGACAGTGGCGGATTCGCCGGTTGTCGGTTCGAAGCGGGCTCCGCTGTGGAGAAAGTCGGCAGGCATCCAGGCACCGCGAACAGTGCCTACGCGTTTGGAGTCAAATCGCGTTCCGGATACATATGCAGACATGGGGTTGCTGTTGCGTACGGCCAGAGCGGCGGTAATGGTGCCGAAAGGATGTGTCGGATAGACAAAATGCGTTTCCCGTTCCGGCGTTTTGGAAAGCATGAGAATGGCATCCAGACCGCGGGATTCGAAATCATTAAGGAGACGTGCAAAAGGATAGGGGCCGGCCATTTCGATGGAAATCTGCATTTCCGGTGCGACATGCCGCACAAGCATCTCAACCGCTGCACCCGCAGCTTGTCCCGATGCAAGCTGATAGGCATGGGGTGGGGCCTGAAAATACCCTACGCGAAGCGTTGTGAGGTCGCGAGAGAACAGGGGGGCGTCCTGTCCTTGTGCAGTGTGGGCGGCCAGCGGACAGGACAAGACGAAAGCCATGCACAGGAGTGTGGCCAGAAGGAGCGAGTTACGAGATGGTTGGGGCATGATTCTTGTCCAGTGTGAGATTGGATTCTCTATGAAGAATACCGAGTTATCGTCAATGAAGAAAATGTCTTTAGGCATCCAAAAGGACCGGAGTTGAAACTTCCGGTCCATTCAGAGTGTGTTTGCAGGCCGTGCCCGGGATGCTCGTCATATCGCACTGTGCCGGATTGCGCCGGACAGTGGCGGGGCTGGCATCATTCGAAGAGGTGCATGAATGCACCGTATCCTTCCTTGACCATGTCTTCTTTGGCGATAAAGCGCATTGCGGCGGAGTTCATGCAATATCGTAGTCCGGTCGGCTGCGGTCCATCCGTAAAGACGTGCCCCAGATGTGAATCCGCATGCTTACTGCGCACCTCGATCCGCGTGACAAAGAGTCTTCTGTCTTCACGCTCCACAATGTTCTCCGGAACAAGAGGCTGCCAGAAGCTGGGCCATCCAGTTCCGGAGTCGTATTTGTGGGTGGAGCTGAAGAGCGGCTCGCCGGATACGATATCCACGTAAATCCCTTCGCGGTGATTATCCGCATATTCATTCCGGAACGGCGGTTCGGTTCCCTCCTCCTGCGTTACTTCGTATTGCAGGGGCGTCAGGCGGGAACGAAGAGTCTCCTTGTCCGGTTTGGTGAAGTCTTTCCAGCCTCCGCCGGCTGCGGCGTCCCCGGCGACAACCAGCAGCGTGATGACGAAAACCGGAAAAAGTATTTTTATCCAAAGCGCTATGTTCATGGCGATCTCCAGTTGTCAAAAAGCTTGTGGCTTTTAGTAGAATTGCTTGTTTCAGCAGGGAGTTCTAACATACTTCAGTAAGCAGTTTCACTACATATGAGTAAAATAGGAATGCCTTTTGATTAGTCAACGTAAGAGTGTTGCTTTATCAAGAGATGGTGACATTCTGTGCCGGGGTGTTTATAGTGAACCTAAGCGAGGTTCACATGCGCATTGATGCCAACCTTTCCGCGTTAGACGCCATTGCTCTTAGCCAGCAGGTGACTGCCAACGATATTGCCAACGTCAACACAGACGAGTTCAAGTCGAGCGACGTCCGTCTTGAGACCGGCCCAGAGGGAGAGGGTGTGCAGGTTTCTGAAATCCGGCAGGATTCGTCGCCCGGTCCGGTGACGCATTATCCCGACCTGCAGGTGGAGGCTTCCGGCGGTGATGGAGCTGTGCAGGAGGTGGTGGAAGGTTCCAATACGGACTACGTGCGGGAGACCGTGAATATGATCCGCGATGAAAACGCCTATGCGGCCAACGTTCGGGCCATCCGCTCGCAGGTGGAGCTCATCGGTAACTTTATTGACGAAGTCGCATGATCCATTGTTTTGCCGAGGGCCGAATTGCCTGAGGCGTGATTTGTGTTCACACGAATTCACTATGCTGCGCCGTGCCAAGGCGCAGTTTTTTTTTAGATAATTTCTATATTGTGGTTGACTTTGTGTCATATTCTTGACAGTCGTATATATTATATAGTTGGCATAGCTTCGCCCGCATTCCCGTTCGCAAGGGCATTATTGAAACCGGAGGCGCAATGGACCTCAAAACCACCGGCATCATTGGTCAATCCACTTCCCTGCTGGAAGTGTTCAGGATTCTCGCCAAGGTAGCCCCCACAGACAGTACCGTTCTCGTTACCGGAGAGTCCGGAACCGGCAAGGAACTGCTTGTGCGTGCACTGCATGCCAATAGCCTTCGCCACCAGGCCCCCTTTGTGCCCATCAACTGCGGCGCCATTCCCAAGGAGCTTCTGGAATCGGAACTCTTCGGGCATGAGAAAGGGGCGTTCACGCATGCCATACGCAGCCGTCCCGGACGTTTTGAGATGGCAGATGGCGGTACCATTTTCCTTGATGAAATCGGTGAGATGGACCTGCCGCTGCAGGTGAAGATTCTGCGCGTGCTGCAGGAAAAAGAGATAGAGAGAGTTGGCGGCACGTGTACCAAGAAGGTGGATGTGCGCATTGTGGCGGCCACCAACCGGGACCTTGAGGATGAGGTTCGCGCAGGTCGCTTCCGCGAAGATCTTTTTTATCGTCTGAATGTCATTCCCATGCACCTGCCACCCCTGCGGAATCGCGGAGGGGATATTCTGGTGCTCGCCCAGCATTTTCTCGAAAAGTTCTGTGAGCGCAGGGGCAGAGCTGTTTTGCGGCTTTCCGACGATACGCGCAAAGTGCTTTCCGCGTACAGTTGGCCGGGCAACGTGCGGGAACTTGAAAACTTTATGGAGCGGCTCAGCATTCTCTGTGATGAGGATGTGGTGCAGCCCGTTGATCTGCCTGCGAAGATTCTGGATGACGTCGGCAATATCGTTGATCTGCCGGAACCGCAGCAGCCTGTGCAGCCTGCTCCGGCGCAGCAGGGGTTTGTGTGGCCGCGCATTGAGCACCTGCGTGAGCACGGCCTTGGCCTGAAGGAATTCCTCGATCTAGCGGAAGAAAAGTTGCTGCTCGAGGCTCTTGAAATGGCCGACGGAGTCAAAAATCAGGCTGCAGAGATTCTTGGCGTAAAGCGCACCACCCTGATCGAGAAGCTCAAGAAGAAAAAACTTGAGTAGCTATCCTCAAGCATTTCCGAAAGTTATCCGATAAGAAACAACTGGGGTGCCGGATGTGCCGCTAGAGCGGTAGTCCCGAGAACCGGCACATTCTCAATATTGCATGCAACTTGCATTTAATTCGGAGTGAGTCGTATAGCTGCCACCAGATGGATCTGGACTCTTCTTGCGGCAGGCGGGATTTGGCTGGCAACCGCCGGACCTGCCACAGCCCTGACTTGGTACTGGGGTGCCCATCCGGACAAGGAACGTCTGGTTTTGGTGCTCGACAGACCGGCAGACGGCTATTCGCTTGAACGTACCGGCAAGCAGGCGCTCACTCTTACGCTTCCTCCTGCCGAAACCGGCACATTGAAGGCACAGTCTTCAGTCAAGCCGCTGGGTAATGCCAAGCTGCTCGGCAAGCCCACCGGAAGCGGCCGCACCATTACCATTCCCACCAAGACAGCCGCCTTCGGGTATATTTCCACCACTGTCAGCGGCAACAAGATTGTCGTCGACCTTTTCCGCGACCCCATTGGGGCGCGTTGGAAACCACGTAAGGATACCCCCAAGCCTGCGGCTGTCGTACAGCCTCAGGATGCTGCGCCCGTACCCGCTGCCGCGGCAGAGAAACCGGTGGAGCCCAAGGCCGAGGTTGCCGTTGCTCCTCAGACGCCCAAACCGGCAGCTTCACCGCCAGCTTCTCCGCTGGACGCCCTGAAGAAGGTGGAAGTGCCTGTTCGCGGAAAGAAGACGGAGCAGAAGAGCGCACAGCAGAGAGCGCCTATCGTCGAACGGCCGGGAACACGGTCGCTGGACAAGGTGCTGCCGCCTCCGCTGAATGAGAAGGTGCTTGTGGAGGGTGGACGGGGGGCAGTCTCACAGACGGCTCCCCATAATGCATCCCAGTCTCTCCCGCAGCCTCCTCAGGAGCCTGTGGAAACTGTGCCCGCACAGCCGGCACCCAAGGTGAGTTCGCCTCCGGAACGGCCTTTCTTTGCCGTGCCCTACACCTATCGTTCCCGTATCAATACTGGCGGCCCTGAAGACTGGAAGGAGCAGGTGCGCCCGCCTGCGCCCGTTGTCGTGGATTCTCCCATGCCCAATGCGGAAGGCAGTATTCGTGCCCGCGTTTCCAAGGCGCCGGAAGCATGGCGCGAAGACGCGCCCACGGATGTCCCGCAGGAGGCTGTGGCCATTGCCCGCAAGATACAGGATGCCAAGCTTGCCATGGAGCGCGAGAAGGCTGAGAAGCTGGCCCGCGAGCAAGCCGAGAAACAGATTCAGGCTGAAAATGCACGACTTGCCAAGGAGCAGGCCGTGGCGGGCAAGACGCCTAAGGAAAAGGCTGGAGGCAGTCAGGTTTCCGAAGCCGGAAAGCGCAAGGAAGCTCAGCCTGCGCCGGTAGCGCCTGCACAAGTGCCGCCCGCCGCCAGTGAACAGGTGCAGGCCGTGGCGCAGGGGCCGGAGTTTTCCGTGCGCGCCAAGGTGGCCCCCCCCGGACAGGTGACCACCCTTCGCCGTTCGCCCGATGCGCCCCGTGCACCTCAGGGTGCAAAACCGGTTGCGGAGCAGGGCGGTGATGTGCCCATGCCTCCAGCCGGCAGCGCTTCCGTGCCGGCCGTTGCGCCGAAACCGGCTCAGCCTGTACCCGGAGATGGCGGGGCAGACCGTTTCGCCGTGAGCGATCAGGCGCCTCATGCACCCAAATATCCCGATCTGAAGCCTGCCTTTGCCGATGCAACGGAGCCCAAGGTTGCTCCT is drawn from Desulfovibrio mangrovi and contains these coding sequences:
- a CDS encoding IclR family transcriptional regulator; this encodes MSQQSIQRATQVLGLFTFEHPSWRVSDVAKTLGLAIGTAHGIISALEKATYLEQDPSTKEYHLGLKLLELGALQSATFSLNRKAATPISYLARHTSTIGRVGVLNNDVVLTTMSTDHQEWHPSSYIGPTVPAFCTGIGRAILAYLPGEQVIAHLARVKLHAYTPKTLTDPVKLRQELAATKERGYSLVYGETLIHLDTIGAPIFGPEGKVVGAVSLSGNPSQFTDGDIISLAPQLLDAAMEISTHMGYRPQPHFL
- the msrB gene encoding peptide-methionine (R)-S-oxide reductase MsrB, encoding MNIALWIKILFPVFVITLLVVAGDAAAGGGWKDFTKPDKETLRSRLTPLQYEVTQEEGTEPPFRNEYADNHREGIYVDIVSGEPLFSSTHKYDSGTGWPSFWQPLVPENIVEREDRRLFVTRIEVRSKHADSHLGHVFTDGPQPTGLRYCMNSAAMRFIAKEDMVKEGYGAFMHLFE
- a CDS encoding flagellar basal body rod C-terminal domain-containing protein produces the protein MRIDANLSALDAIALSQQVTANDIANVNTDEFKSSDVRLETGPEGEGVQVSEIRQDSSPGPVTHYPDLQVEASGGDGAVQEVVEGSNTDYVRETVNMIRDENAYAANVRAIRSQVELIGNFIDEVA
- a CDS encoding sigma-54 interaction domain-containing protein gives rise to the protein MDLKTTGIIGQSTSLLEVFRILAKVAPTDSTVLVTGESGTGKELLVRALHANSLRHQAPFVPINCGAIPKELLESELFGHEKGAFTHAIRSRPGRFEMADGGTIFLDEIGEMDLPLQVKILRVLQEKEIERVGGTCTKKVDVRIVAATNRDLEDEVRAGRFREDLFYRLNVIPMHLPPLRNRGGDILVLAQHFLEKFCERRGRAVLRLSDDTRKVLSAYSWPGNVRELENFMERLSILCDEDVVQPVDLPAKILDDVGNIVDLPEPQQPVQPAPAQQGFVWPRIEHLREHGLGLKEFLDLAEEKLLLEALEMADGVKNQAAEILGVKRTTLIEKLKKKKLE
- a CDS encoding substrate-binding periplasmic protein — encoded protein: MPQPSRNSLLLATLLCMAFVLSCPLAAHTAQGQDAPLFSRDLTTLRVGYFQAPPHAYQLASGQAAGAAVEMLVRHVAPEMQISIEMAGPYPFARLLNDFESRGLDAILMLSKTPERETHFVYPTHPFGTITAALAVRNSNPMSAYVSGTRFDSKRVGTVRGAWMPADFLHSGARFEPTTGESATVLNLQKLVNDRVEIVFCPDTCILIQSINQLSLDNEVRVIPMPEATGNLYTVFGRHLPKDIINRYDAALRKVLAVTSYQKLKQKHLQSLTPPLSLNQ